Proteins encoded in a region of the Diadema setosum chromosome 7, eeDiaSeto1, whole genome shotgun sequence genome:
- the LOC140230322 gene encoding uncharacterized protein: MEGDPPPPGEEPILDEAPPEALLRAAREKDRLLFPGILVRFAPAVTPMRRILDLLDQEYLRALEMEEFQWVACLQEYLLDCMPYQEIILRFPMPEGREDIPSPGSSFPREIYFDPLTPWWSASMAETQRFPVGLAFHPSFRSRASRVLPQGQGVVNPPAETDGPGDVLTPHAGRVESEPAPPGDAADTRVAETPGLEELMDIESDQEPPPEEGAKLPPQQSVLEEKVPPSAMGGPGPSSIQGQGAKEGSQDTPLLQHQPVEDVPALSQDSEVEGEGMVPPPVGNIQAGNGAKPFKQRVRVTFARSQRPTGLATVESSRVGGRSSPPKRPADSGGGHLPTKARKRCPVVGCTVKVTSKLKWHIYGHMPACFQFREKEATFSQGVILQQVGCLRFLAQTLTGSADLEGLLQLLDAKAPSHFMWEIPDHLRKEMDALIAGMGWHRPPTLTIRPSNTPAALLHWRALAWLTDKLSQREWERFLLLGRVENRPGPVHTQAAPPSSVPASGSTDPTNITAHGKGAPIKREDANAQARDGISLPASQRGASNTSPRPAEARVSTAPPSGATPTLTFAGVTRRPPIPAAFDSHFHLDRLESKLQKKGHAAITAEGERPPRVPVRLTGGVINYCDPTKFSAVDIPRERCWPVSVGIHPKHANTVGEKEVDELSQLICNPNIRAFGEIGLDYTSPPQYWDKQLSLLKACLKIGATGKVLVLHIRGRKDAPNADEPSRICREAVHASVNRYQRIHIHCCALGTSELVAWRKMFPNVYFGFTARVRFFSPNQLEALKTVSIHRLLVETDSPHLPPSKDLKVTTPIYIGEVASLVAQARGEAVAPLLEATRVNALTLYGA; encoded by the coding sequence ATGGAGGGAGATCCACCCCCACCTGGAGAGGAACCCATCCTCGACGAGGCACCACCCGAGGCTTTGTTGAGGGCAGCACGGGAGAAGGACCGTCTCCTGTTCCCGGGAATATTGGTGCGTTTTGCACCAGCTGTCACCCCAATGAGGAGGATATTAGACCTCCTCGACCAAGAGTACCTGCGAGCTCTGGAAATGGAGGAGTTTCAGTGGGTGGCATGCCTCCAGGAGTATCTCCTGGACTGTATGCCATACCAAGAGATAATCCTCCGTTTTCCCATGCCTGAGGGACGGGAGGATATTCCCTCCCCAGGGAGCTCATTCCCGAGGGAGATCTATTTTGATCCCCTCACACCCTGGTGGAGTGCATCCATGGCAGAAACTCAGCGGTTTCCAGTGGGGTTGGCTTTCCACCCCTCTTTTCGGAGCCGAGCTTCAAGAGTCTTGCCACAAGGGCAGGGAGTAGTGAATCCTCCTGCAGAGACTGACGGACCTGGGGATGTTTTGACACCCCACGCAGGTCGTGTTGAATCTGAGCCAGCTCCTCCAGGGGATGCCGCAGACACCAGGGTGGCAGAAACACCTGGTTTGGAGGAGTTGATGGATATTGAATCCGATCAGGAACCACCACCTGAGGAGGGTGCTAAGCTACCACCTCAACAATCTGTGCTCGAGGAAAAGGTCCCACCATCCGCCATGGGAGGTCCCGGACCATCCTCAATCCAAGGTCAGGGTGCCAAAGAGGGGAGTCAAGACACACCCTTATTACAGCACCAACCGGTGGAGGACGTTCCTGCATTATCTCAGGATAgtgaggtagagggggagggcATGGTGCCACCCCCAGTAGGTAATATACAGGCCGGAAATGGTGCTAAACCATTCAAGCAGAGGGTGCGGGTTACATTCGCACGCTCTCAACGGCCAACCGGGCTGGCTACTGTGGAGTCATCTAGGGTGGGAGGTCGATCTAGCCCACCCAAGCGGCCCGCAGACTCAGGGGGAGGACACCTTCCCACAAAGGCTAGGAAACGTTGCCCGGTGGTGGGGTGTACCGTAAAGGTCACCTCCAAATTGAAGTGGCATATATATGGCCACATGCCAGCTTGTTTCCAATTCCGGGAGAAGGAGGCCACCTTCTCACAGGGAGTAATACTCCAGCAGGTAGGGTGCCTACGTTTCCTAGCGCAGACCCTTACGGGATCCGCAGACTTGGAGGGTCTCCTCCAACTTCTGGATGCCAAGGCTCCTTCTCATTTCATGTGGGAGATTCCTGATCACCTACGGAAAGAGATGGATGCACTCATTGCTGGGATGGGATGGCATCGACCACCCACTTTGACAATCAGGCCCAGCAATACTCCCGCAGCCCTGCTGCATTGGCGGGCACTAGCTTGGCTGACAGACAAGCTGTCACAGCGGGAGTGGGAGAGGTTTCTCCTCCTGGGCAGGGTAGAAAATCGCCCTGGCCCAGTGCATACTCAGGCTGCGCCCCCTTCCTCGGTGCCGGCTAGTGGGAGCACAGACCCCACAAACATCACGGCCCATGGTAAGGGTGCTCCCATTAAGCGGGAGGATGCGAATGCCCAGGCAAGGGATGGCATATCTTTGCCTGCTTCCCAGAGGGGTGCGAGTAATACGTCCCCTCGCCCTGCGGAGGCCAGAGTGTCCACTGCCCCGCCCTCGGGAGCAACACCGACCCTCACCTTTGCAGGTGTAACCCGCCGGCCACCTATCCCTGCTGCCTTCGACAGTCATTTTCATCTTGACAGGTTGGAGAGCAAGTTGCAGAAAAAGGGGCACGCTGCAATCACAGCGGAAGGTGAAAGACCTCCGCGGGTCCCTGTGCGGCTCACTGGGGGGGTTATCAATTATTGTGATCCCACAAAGTTTTCCGCAGTGGACATCCCCAGGGAGAGATGCTGGCCGGTATCGGTGGGAATCCACCCAAAACATGCCAACACAGTGGGAGAGAAGGAGGTAGATGAGCTGAGTCAGCTCATCTGTAACCCTAACATCCGGGCCTTCGGAGAAATAGGGTTAGATTATACCTCCCCTCCCCAGTACTGGGACAAGCAACTTTCCCTGCTGAAGGCATGCCTCAAAATTGGGGCAACAGGGAAAGTATTAGTACTGCATATCCGGGGTCGCAAGGACGCCCCAAATGCGGATGAACCCTCCCGGATTTGCCGGGAGGCAGTGCACGCATCCGTCAATCGCTATCAGAGGATTCACATCCACTGTTGCGCATTGGGGACCTCTGAGTTAGTTGCTTGGAGGAAGATGTTTCCCAATGTGTATTTTGGGTTCACAGCCAGGGTGCGATTTTTCAGCCCTAACCAGCTGGAAGCCCTGAAGACGGTGTCAATTCACCGTCTTCTAGTGGAGACAGATTCTCCACATTTACCCCCTTCCAAGGACCTTAAGGTCACCACTCCAATTTATATTGGAGAGGTAGCCTCGCTCGTTGCTCAAGCGCGAGGGGAAGCTGTCGCTCCCCTGCTGGAGGCAACGAGGGTGAATGCCCTCACACTCTACGGGGCGTAA